The DNA window ccggcagaggtagtcggatttttgaagggcagaaaaaaatccattcgacactccatgtcgtacgatgttggcatgtaaaagatctctggtgatacatttggtatttaccctacaaaattaattaaatctcagccatagacgcccaagagagatccggtttactctgtctgccatctagcggacctagagtacaacggaacgtcgaaattgacgagcagacagccagatggcgtcaaatcgaaatgtctgcacatggtagctgaggccatacgattattattattattattattattattattattatttaactgtatTTAACAATATTGTTGTACAAGCTCTTTGAGAAAACATTCATTTGGATGTCAGTGGAGAAGGAAATTATGGTATTTCTTCTTCTGTTCCTAGTATGCCTCTGAAATCTAAACTAGTTGCGTATTCATTATTATTTGACAAGTCCACTCTTCTGAACTTTGACCTGTGGTGTTATCTTCTACAGTATTTACTGAAGATGTCCAGCCACTTCCACGTTTGCGTGTTCATTCGTGAGTTAAGTTCCAAGACTACGGTATTAGCAAAAAATATTCTAAAAATTATTGTTGTCTTGATATTATTTCTTTAACCCctaacttaatttttttaaataaatgttcaTCCAAATATGTCCAGATCTTTAAATGTTAGAGTTTAGTATTTACTATAAACATAGGTTATGAACAATTATGATTTTCAGAATTATTCACAAAGAACCTGTATTAATATGCAAATATACAATATTTGTCACttttaaaaatgaaagtaaatTCTGTGTTTCAGCAACAAATATTTTGTGAACAAAGGCATTTAAAATTTTCAGCAACTTTACAAAAAAATTATCatgaaaataaatgttataatggaaATAAGATACATTGCATTGGAAAGAAATTCTGCATAAATCACTTTCAAATGTTTGTTGCCATTTGATATGTACTGAAGCAAGGAAAAGTATGCAGAATTATGTTGCAGTCTTTAATCTTTTATAAATTTTTAATTGTTCATAAAATTTAAAGCCCTAAGATCTAGGTTGTTCAACAGCTCATGTCAGAGATGTAATTAAGCTACAAGTCCTATATTATTTATTCTAAATCATTGCAATCAGTTTGTATTCTGTCTTTCTCAAGCTTTGCCAGATATTTTCAAGTCATTTGTAGCTCATTGGGGACTAAAAATAATAACTGAAAAATGATTGGAGGGATTAGTAAGAGAAGGGTACGTATGCCTatgcatattcttttttttttttccaatttatttCAAAATTAACTATTAAAATACCCAACAAAATTGATCCATTGAAAAAGTGCACTGACCTTGATGTTTAGTTTTGGAGATACTGTATTATGAACTTAAGCTGTCACTTAAGTCTTAGTCATGCTATGGAATGTGAAATCATTTCGATTTTTTTTTCATATCATCTAGATCTCTATTAACTAGTTCTAATGTTCTCTTAGAGAATTGATATTGATACCTTTAGTTAAGCTTAACTCAATAGTACTGTTTATGCAGTTGTCCCCTTCTTTTAACAGATTCCTCACTTGCTAAAGTATCTCTTTACATACTTGATTATAACTCAGACTTAACCAAAGACAAGTAAACAGTTAGAAATTTGGACCTGTcacttttaaatattaatttggaaTTTGAGACAGGATTTTGGGGTTTTCTTGCTTCTGTTATCTCTCCTGCCTGTACAGTATGATGATTCTACTTGTTGGTGTTCACAGCTGAGTCAACTGATGAATGGCACTAAGATAACATCAACAGAGGACGAGTTACTGAACCAAAGTTTTGAAGATCTGGAAAGGCTGTCGCATCACTCGGATCCTCAGGACGTGGAGCAGGCTATCCAGAAATACTCCTATTTTCTGGACATGTTCGTCGAAAGTATTCGCCGGGACTCTCATCACGCCAAGGCGCCGCTCATTCTAAACCGCATCAATGAAATGATGCGCAAGGCTTGGGCAGTGCCAACACACGGCCATGAGCTGGGGTATTCTCTCTGCAATGCATTGCGCCTTTGTGGGGGTTTGGATCTGCTGATGGGAAACTGTGTGGCCAGTGACGGTGACCTTCAGTTCTCGAGTGCTCGTCTGCTGGAACAGTGCCTGACGACGGAGAATCGCGCTCACGTCGTCGAGAATGGACTGGAGAAAGTGGTGAACGTGGCTTGTGCGTGCACTAAGAACGCTAATTCTGTCGACCACTCTAGGACTGGTACGGGTATCCTGGAGCATTTGTTCAAACATAGTGAGGGAACGTGTAGTGACGTGATTAGACTGGGAGGTTTAGATGCCGTCTTGTTTGAATGTCGAAAGAACGACGTAGAGACACTTCGCCATTGTGCCAGTGCCCTAGCTAATCTCTCCCTGTATGGTGGAGCCGAGAATCAGGAAGCGATGATCAAACGCAAAGTGCCGATGTGGCTCTTCCCTCTGGCATTCCATAATGACGATAATATTAAATACTATGCTTGTCTTGCTATTGCTGTGTTAGTGGCTAACAAGGAAATAGAGGCTGCTGTTCTAAAATCAGGTACCTTAGATCTTGTAGAACCTTTCGTTACTTCTCACAATCCATCCGAATTTGCCAAGTCGAATCTGGCGCACGCTCACGGACAGAGTAAGAACTGGCTGCAGAGGTTGGTTCCCGTTCTGAGCTCGAAACGAGAAGAGGCTCGCAATCTGGCTGCATTTCACTTCTGCATGGAGGCAGGAATCAAGAAACAACAAGGCAACACGGAAATATTCCGAGAAATAGGCGCCATCGAACCTCTCAAGAAGGTCGCAAGTTGTCCCAATGCCGTAGCCTCAAAATATGCTGCCCAGGCTTTAAGACTTATCGGCGAAGAAGTACCTCATAAGCTGAGTCAGCAGGTGCCACTGTGGTCTACGGAAGATGTCAGAGAATGGGTCAAGCAGGTAAGAAGTAGTGCTCACACTTATAATTCAAAAAGTGGCTTTGACGGCTGCAGATCTAAAACTCATGGgtatagaaccagcttttgggtggttaggccttgtgtgtttgcagagtttcacccatcATTTAGATTGGCATTTCCCTCCAaaactctgcttagcagtggcagaccaactgtgtggtcccgctgtgttagcaaatagggaaagctggttctattcccgtgattttcAGACTTACAGTTTAACATGTTAGAAAATAGGTAGTGGGCTAAGCATTCCTTAAACTAGTCGAAAGCTGAATACGGACAACACACATACTGTCTGCACTTCAAGATTATGGTAGGCTACCTTAGTACTTTATTTGAGCGAGCAAGTTGGCCGGACGGTTAGGAACGTGTAACTGAGATCCTGCactcaggaggtagtgggtttgaaccccactgtcaacagccctaaagatggttttaccgggcgagttggccgtgcggttagagtcacgcggctgtgagcttgcatccgggagatagtgggttcgaatcccactgtcggcagccctgaagatggttttccatggtttcccattttcacaccaagcaaatactggggctgtactttatttacggccacagtcgcttccttcccactcccagcccttttttatcccatcatcgccataagacttatcagtgtcggtgcaacgttaagccaattgtaaagcTGAAAGAGATTGGCCAGGTCTATATGATTTTATTACATACTAATAGCATACTTCGTCATTGAAAGATACCTTTGActgtatatcatcattattatcaatTTCCCTCATCCAGCTCCGACTGGGTTGGGATGTTTGTGACATCCTTCCCTCTTCTATCCTCTTAAACACGTCCAAACCTCCCTCTCCATTGTATCGAAAAGCTTTTACACTCTTGATTTCCTTCTTGATATTCTAATCttttactctgtcctttcttgtctttcctatcatgcttcttaaaaatttcactggcctggagtttattctcctgtctttttgtcattgtccaggtctcagcagtGCATCGTATACATCAcgtctttacacttcattggtaatGCCTTCTTCCACACCAGGAATATTTTAGAAGAAGTGTATACTTCACAGATTTTTACTTTACTATTCTCTCTGTGCAAATGTGATATTAATATTATCAAAAGACATTACCTATTAAACAGAATTAActtcaattctatatttttcttCAAAACTTTAAATTACCAACTTGTAATTGTAAAATTTGAAATACTGCGTTTCTGAtttcaatacataaacaacagcaCCCCATCTTGTTACTGATGGGTAATCCCCACACGGAAGAAAGGGACGGTAATTATACAATTTTGTGTTGCAGATTGGGTTCGCAGAGTATGCAGGTAACTTTGTAGATAGTAGAGTAGACGGCGACCTATTATTGCAGCTTGCAGAAGAAAATCTGCGGGACGATATCGGAATTGCTAACGGCATTCGTCGCAGGAGGTATGTTTAGAATGACTTATCAAGTATTAAGTGCGAAGTATCACAATGTATTACAAATTCCCAAAGAACttgcatgataatatttgtcctttttttttcaaaatagaaatattattttgtattagtGTGCCTCTTGTAAATGTCTTAATGATGGTCTGCTTTTGACAGGTTCACTCGTGAGCTTCAGAACCTCAAGAAGATGGCAGATTACAGCAGTCGAGATGCAGGCAACTTGAACACATTCCTTCAGGGCATCGGCCCTGAATTCTCCATCTACACGTATTCCATGTTAAACGCTGGTGTGGATAAGGACTCGATCAGGTCGTTATCCGAGGACCAGCTGGCCAATGAATGTGGCATCACCAACAGTATCCACAGGCTAAGGATAATGAACAGTATAAAAGGTGAGTACACACATGTTCTTTTAATTATTAAGCGAGAAAGTATCCATCTTAGAAATTCTTTATTCTCTTGAGGAGGTACTGGTGTCACAGGTTTTAGATATTGGTTTTGTTCCATTTCTCCCCGTTCTTAACCAGAAAGGTTTACTGTtagttaacccattccagtctgggccttaatatccctaacaaacgttctggactgggcatatttaaggatttttaaaacatatcTCTGTACCTATTTCATCTCTTCATTCAAGGCATAGTGAATAGCTACATACTATTCAAGAAAATTGGAAGAAACCAACCATACACTTCCCTTGTGTCGTTGGTGAGACACTGCCTTTGGTAGCAGGGGAAGAATTTGTTGCCATGGACGTTGGATGTATACTTGATATTTGcacgattcttttttctttgtgcttattTGAGCATCTAGATTTGAAAAACtctgtatcatgtcaactatcacttgagattttaaaattgtttatatattataccatgttttgcaaatggaaaaaaagtctgacggataactaacttaagcaagtacagttttctgaaatactgttatatttaccctattttgataatataaaatgtgcattgcaattacaaaacaacaataatgagtacgatataaaaataatcatttttcaataataataataataataataataataataataagagcctccgtggctcaggcggcagcacgtcggcctctcaccactggataccgtggttcaaatcccggtcactccatgtgagatgtgtgctggacaaagcggaggcgggacaggtttttctctgggtactccggttttccctgtcatctttcattccagcaacactctccattctcatttcagagcatctaacagtcattaataaatcactttgggagtggcgaccccattgtactaatagcctatatatggttcattcattacatccctgacctggtcaatgactggaaaacaggttgtaggttttcattttcaataataataataataataataataataataataataacaacagtagtaattacaataatgaaaatgagagctcttatgaaattttattttaattgataaattttgtcaaaagttactaaaatgtaaaattattgttccatttaccacaaaagacatGTGagcaagagaaaatacagtcttctaaacaatCTGGCATGCGAAGTCCTACATCGCACAGTGGGCAATAATACGTTGTCTCCTTCCTGGCccatttatttattattagaaagggcacccgaatgggcattagggtttacaatattcacttatcgacatggttctcttgttgcaagtcttgatgtgatacctgtcacactgtttgccacataaaaagcaaatacagttaacatctggattatgaaaagacttcactgtgcatatcttgtggtgaaaaccatgaatggaAAGACGTGTTATAtgtctttgatcttgattttctttggtccagtttctcaccaacatggcatctgaggtatagaagtcggggtcgatttcctttttcttttcttcccttctgcgtAGGAGTTCATTGTAAGCTCCAGTAGATGGCAGATGGAGCCTCATTCTGAGATCCTGAATGTAAAAAGTTTCTTTGGCCAGTTCATAGCCCATTTACCATTTGCCTTCTTGCTTCTGTCCCCACACACTTTGTAGCTTCTACATGGTCTGGCCTTGTTCTCAGTTGGTGGGATTTTTCTCCCAAAATGCCTTCCAGTGAGTCGGTCTATTGTAGTTCCAACGTCCATGGCAACAAATTCTTCCCCTTCTACCAAAGGAAGTGTCTCACCAACAAGTAGCTATTCACTACGCCTCGAATGAAGAGATGAAAAACCACCATTTAATCGTTTCCTCTTGAATGGATAGTAGGCTACAAGCTGGTCCTTGCGGTCCACTCCAGGTTTATTTGTGCTGTAGTCCAATATACAGCCCTCACTGTCACTTTAGAAGCAGTACATCCATGTTttgaagatagaacagtgacaTCTCTTGTGTTTTTTCATTTGCAGACCATCATGTTGGATCTAAGATGGAAAGTCAACTCTCAATTTAGCAGCGGCTAAACCTTTCGGCATCTCTTTCCTGTTGAGCTTTACAGTCCCTATACATAAGGTATCTCGATCCCATAAATATTGCACAACATTTGGACTAGTGTAAAATCTGTCCATATACACACTATGGTCTTTGCGAAAATAATCAGACAACAACCTTTCGAACAGAGAAACAATCGAACAGTCATTTTCACAACCAGAGTACAAAGTATAACCTGAATTAGATTCACACACAAGAAACAACTTTATTCCATACTTGTCTGGTTTGTTCTTCAAGTACACACAAAAGTGTATTCTACCACGAAACTGTTTCATCACAGAATCGAAATATGGCCTAACTTTGTGGAGAGGATCACGAGGTATGCAAGTGTCAATGTTGTTCAAACGCAACACAGACATGATCATCTTGAATCTGTCACGTGACAGTAGCTTGCCAGAAAAATAGTGGATGTCGACCAAGTCCTTCAGATTACTTTATACAACTAAGCACATATGCAGCATTATGGCTAAAAATGTGTACAGTTCAGATAATGTAACTGGAACCCATCGCTGCAACATACTATGTTCTTTCAATTTATTTGCCCGTTTGAGTTTTGAGATTGTGTTTGGGACATACCTGTTGGGTTCTTGCTTTATATTCTTGATCATATCCTTAGTGAAATTAGTCGTACTCACTGGAAAAATTATCCAGTTCAACAGCAACTCTCGGAATCTCTGCATAAATCTTGTTTCTTCTTGGAGGTGAGTCAACTCTTACATCATCCCACCCCAAATCAGCATCTGTCATTGGTGCTTTACGATGCCTTCTTTTCTTAGATTGTTCCGGTTCTGGGGGTATTTCATAGGCAAGTGCATTTTCTGAAGCATAAACAGGAGTTATAATAGTGAAGGTTGTCACATTTCATAACATAAACAAAATGTATGGCAAGAATATCGCTGTCACTTGAATATTTAGGTTATGCTTACCTCCAACACTGGCTGTGCTATCATTATTCACAGCGTTGTATTCAAAGTCGCCTCCAACTTTGTAATCCCTCATATCtagagaaaaagaaggaaaaaacagacagtatgtagacaatcttacgtattcacacAGGAGCATGCGGTAGGCCATAAaatgaactccaatcataatgaaatgtaggAAGTTGTTTAGAATTGatgtgtcaataatatgttcatttgcgcataaacttataattcATACCTTCATTATCCGCTTCACTCTGAGTATCTTCGCTAACATCACTCTCTGAGCCACTATCGTcgcataaaatatcgaaaatatcattTTGTCATGTTGGGATGTCTTAGAGCTcgctgagtgacaacatctactgatgcatacTGATCGAAACTATCGTAAATTCTCCGACTTAGATATAtgatactgccatctgcttaaatactctcataactaatacataaagaaacacgatgtaagcaccagaatgcgtgcatagctcattctcgatttttagtgaattgtcaaaccttactacgggctatgcccgcagcgcggcctgagcCTGAGCTATGTtcacagttagaccggaaagagttaaggtCCAGTCGGAAGCAGTTATTCATCTTAACGTGGTAAACATTCTGGGAAAATCGAACAACGTATATGCACTTTGTGGGGAAAAGTACTGAGAAAGAACAAGCAAACTGCTTCTGTAATTTGAACATAGCTGTGGCTAAAACAACAACAAATAGCAAAGCTATCAGGGAAAGGCTAAGAAACGACCAGTTCAAAAACTGGTGCTCCCTTCTTAACACAGGTAAAGGAATTGTCCTCTTCGCACAACACCCTTCGCAGAAAAGGTAGGCCTTTCAACAAAGTGGACAGAAAGCATCAATATGATGGCAGACATGGCTCCAGTATGGTAGAAGCCAGGAGAACAACTACTGCAGATTGAAACTTTGGGACATGTCCATTGGGCTAATTGTTCTCCATCACACAATTTGCAGCCTTATTGCTAAAGCCTTTTGCGATAATGGGCGGGAAATATTTCAGTATATGAAGAAGTGAAGTGCTTAGCTGAAAATGGTAGCACGAGAGGAGGATAAACAGAGAGATCATTCTGTAATATTGGCTCCTTCACTATGGTGGTAAACTCTCTCCAAAAGATACATTGATTCTTCAAACTAGATCTCTAGAAGTAGTACTCTACAAACAACATTGGCATCTTttaacaatcatatcaaagaaCCACAGAAACTTTCAACAAAAACAGCGATGATAAACAGCTAATGCACCAATAGCAACTTATGAGATCCATATACTCtgggataaacttaaaattaacgatcTGATAATGCTAAAGAATGTTAAAGCTCGCTCGTTAATCCTGGGTATCACTGGCCTATGTCTTACTAAAAGAAACTATGTTCATAGAGGACATCAGAATGCAGATACACCTAGGCCTACGAGAACACATTCCAAACACTCATACAAAAATGCAGCTATATCTGGAACGACTTTTATTCAAGagacgccataatgacggatgattggaaacaagcaaatttcatcacaagttctgccaaaataagagatttcatcacccGATTGAAAATTGTTTGAATTATGCAATGAAAAAGATATCACACAAATATCTGCAGTAAAAGACAAAACTAGGACTAGAGTAATGTAATATAGTttttgtattttgcacattgtgcacattttcgttaataataacaatacggcTAGAATCGGGTGAACAGCCACATGATGTGGAGAAATACAATGTAAACTCAGTCACAGTGAGgtggaagaggtttgccctcaaggaaagctGCCTAGCCACGATTGCCGAGGTGGTAGTTGCCTGGGTCCGTGCTTCTTTTAAGAAACCATTTATATGCTTTAAAAACATAAACATCTTACAGTACTTTGCCGTATGGAAAACccgttgagggtcagtttcctGAATAAAtgattatatatactgtatgtatgtaagtCTAGAACTAGTTCTATCACACGTACAGCCCAACATATTGAAGGACTTTTCTCTCACTTTTACACACACATGTAATTTTTCTATCTTGCTTATTCTTTCAGCCATGTACGTAATTCTGCATTACTTCATCAGCCTTAGGTTACTTAAGCCTATTACTTATCTTTAATATTTGGTAATTCTGTTTGTTTCAGAGATGGAGAACGGGATAAGTTCCTGTAACGAAAATCTAGACAAACCTCTAGACGTATTTGTGAGCTACAGAAGATCAAATGGTTCACAGCTAGCCAGGTAAGAAGTTAGTTCAACATTACTGAAATGATGATCTCTTAAGATCTTCTTTAAATTAAACTGTGTTCCTCTTCTGCTTTATAGTTTACTCAAAGTACACCTGCAGTTGCGAGGCTTCACCGTGTTCATCGACGTAGAGCGGTTAGAAGCGGGTAAATTCGACAACAACCTTCTCCAAAGTATTCGCCAGGCTCGGCACTTCCTTCTCGTTCTTACCCCGAAGGCTCTGGAACGTTGCATATCGGATGTCGAGTGCAAGGACTGGGTTCATAGGGTGAGTGGATTGCTATTTTTCTTGCTGAACTGTATGCCAAACAGAAACAGAGGCTGCTGGCAATTTGTGTTACCAGGGAGAGAGGATCTCTTGCCTTTCCAACTGATACAGTTCTCTTAATATTGAAAATAGGACCCAGAAGAAAGTACCTGCATAAAAGAACTTCCATAACACCGCGCTGCTTGCGCAGATGACACAGCATCCATTTTAATTCTGTTCTTCTACATCAAGTATTATCATCACCATTATCTGGAgtagtttccaaccacaggctgggtctgcgtGGAACAAGCCTCTCCATCCACCACTCCTCTTCtctcactgtcgtccagttccctcctcttgcctcgataCTCTTCTTTACACATTTAAGCCATGTGTCCCTTCGTCTTCCTCTaagtctccttcccttcaactccatttttTTTGTTCCAGCAGCCTGATGTTTGGCTGAAAAACTTGGAAAAACATCCTTGACATTCTAGCTCCCTGCTATTGCATCTACTCTATACTGTATTAAGAAATGTTCAGTTGTGTACAATAATGTCTTAAcggtccaccttctcaatactgtATTGTGCAATgttaggaactagtttcggccttggctggccatgtACAAgcacatctaataactaaaacaaatgtgcaaacatacacaaatgacattaaaataatctgggatgaactatgtgcacaacacctaaaatataagatgaaattaaaataaggctctACAGTCCTCAGATatgttgcatcatgttaaaatatcttgaaaaacgCTGAAAGGTTCCTCTGTTGGAAATTGTCAGT is part of the Anabrus simplex isolate iqAnaSimp1 chromosome 10, ASM4041472v1, whole genome shotgun sequence genome and encodes:
- the Sarm gene encoding NAD(+) hydrolase sarm1 isoform X1, translated to MCERSCGRRHDQKPVWRTGLAKSPRPAACSRFKRHCNRANHTPTPCSVATNKTTTYLRNPPPSHMSDFPVESAQNGDMAAVMENFQKKNAMVRPQVTSTATQMLANSATSSSSRVAKSSSSSTTTSSSSHRVLNVTSSEMKASSMKSDLSELKSSITEMKNLSNFGRLRASMEELDREDSGGGGSSPEITEPLVTFPDEPPPPVTNTVCLTSPNLVNSMTPGALNAAATSSSSSSETVKFEQKRVTSASKTKVVTDSYRAEQAAASTAEVKHVQTGEVSYQEQSAAKAVRSRLEMEGVSAEKSVALKQEQRTLKAGEITQQESQNMASASMIVQRDMFEAKAMAAQQQRQTVTSTGIFNHEKHSSSSQSNITITAKGVCTKSSSMMAAASSQLSQLMNGTKITSTEDELLNQSFEDLERLSHHSDPQDVEQAIQKYSYFLDMFVESIRRDSHHAKAPLILNRINEMMRKAWAVPTHGHELGYSLCNALRLCGGLDLLMGNCVASDGDLQFSSARLLEQCLTTENRAHVVENGLEKVVNVACACTKNANSVDHSRTGTGILEHLFKHSEGTCSDVIRLGGLDAVLFECRKNDVETLRHCASALANLSLYGGAENQEAMIKRKVPMWLFPLAFHNDDNIKYYACLAIAVLVANKEIEAAVLKSGTLDLVEPFVTSHNPSEFAKSNLAHAHGQSKNWLQRLVPVLSSKREEARNLAAFHFCMEAGIKKQQGNTEIFREIGAIEPLKKVASCPNAVASKYAAQALRLIGEEVPHKLSQQVPLWSTEDVREWVKQIGFAEYAGNFVDSRVDGDLLLQLAEENLRDDIGIANGIRRRRFTRELQNLKKMADYSSRDAGNLNTFLQGIGPEFSIYTYSMLNAGVDKDSIRSLSEDQLANECGITNSIHRLRIMNSIKEMENGISSCNENLDKPLDVFVSYRRSNGSQLASLLKVHLQLRGFTVFIDVERLEAGKFDNNLLQSIRQARHFLLVLTPKALERCISDVECKDWVHREIVCALQSQCNIIPIIDNFQWPEPEELPEDMRAVCHFNGVRWIHDYQDACVDKLERFMRGELSTRSDGLLGRGVALKGDATPGTPSGNTLGRQPPSYQRMHSNESGKGSDKDVNGNSGGGGGRE
- the Sarm gene encoding NAD(+) hydrolase sarm1 isoform X3, yielding MGNVHCCSSASKHKANHTPTPCSVATNKTTTYLRNPPPSHMSDFPVESAQNGDMAAVMENFQKKNAMVRPQVTSTATQMLANSATSSSSRVAKSSSSSTTTSSSSHRVLNVTSSEMKASSMKSDLSELKSSITEMKNLSNFGRLRASMEELDREDSGGGGSSPEITEPLVTFPDEPPPPVTNTVCLTSPNLVNSMTPGALNAAATSSSSSSETVKFEQKRVTSASKTKVVTDSYRAEQAAASTAEVKHVQTGEVSYQEQSAAKAVRSRLEMEGVSAEKSVALKQEQRTLKAGEITQQESQNMASASMIVQRDMFEAKAMAAQQQRQTVTSTGIFNHEKHSSSSQSNITITAKGVCTKSSSMMAAASSQLSQLMNGTKITSTEDELLNQSFEDLERLSHHSDPQDVEQAIQKYSYFLDMFVESIRRDSHHAKAPLILNRINEMMRKAWAVPTHGHELGYSLCNALRLCGGLDLLMGNCVASDGDLQFSSARLLEQCLTTENRAHVVENGLEKVVNVACACTKNANSVDHSRTGTGILEHLFKHSEGTCSDVIRLGGLDAVLFECRKNDVETLRHCASALANLSLYGGAENQEAMIKRKVPMWLFPLAFHNDDNIKYYACLAIAVLVANKEIEAAVLKSGTLDLVEPFVTSHNPSEFAKSNLAHAHGQSKNWLQRLVPVLSSKREEARNLAAFHFCMEAGIKKQQGNTEIFREIGAIEPLKKVASCPNAVASKYAAQALRLIGEEVPHKLSQQVPLWSTEDVREWVKQIGFAEYAGNFVDSRVDGDLLLQLAEENLRDDIGIANGIRRRRFTRELQNLKKMADYSSRDAGNLNTFLQGIGPEFSIYTYSMLNAGVDKDSIRSLSEDQLANECGITNSIHRLRIMNSIKEMENGISSCNENLDKPLDVFVSYRRSNGSQLASLLKVHLQLRGFTVFIDVERLEAGKFDNNLLQSIRQARHFLLVLTPKALERCISDVECKDWVHREIVCALQSQCNIIPIIDNFQWPEPEELPEDMRAVCHFNGVRWIHDYQDACVDKLERFMRGELSTRSDGLLGRGVALKGDATPGTPSGNTLGRQPPSYQRMHSNESGKGSDKDVNGNSGGGGGRE
- the Sarm gene encoding NAD(+) hydrolase sarm1 isoform X2 — encoded protein: MQTVPPRYKQFRRSVTVPDDPCRAARYVANHTPTPCSVATNKTTTYLRNPPPSHMSDFPVESAQNGDMAAVMENFQKKNAMVRPQVTSTATQMLANSATSSSSRVAKSSSSSTTTSSSSHRVLNVTSSEMKASSMKSDLSELKSSITEMKNLSNFGRLRASMEELDREDSGGGGSSPEITEPLVTFPDEPPPPVTNTVCLTSPNLVNSMTPGALNAAATSSSSSSETVKFEQKRVTSASKTKVVTDSYRAEQAAASTAEVKHVQTGEVSYQEQSAAKAVRSRLEMEGVSAEKSVALKQEQRTLKAGEITQQESQNMASASMIVQRDMFEAKAMAAQQQRQTVTSTGIFNHEKHSSSSQSNITITAKGVCTKSSSMMAAASSQLSQLMNGTKITSTEDELLNQSFEDLERLSHHSDPQDVEQAIQKYSYFLDMFVESIRRDSHHAKAPLILNRINEMMRKAWAVPTHGHELGYSLCNALRLCGGLDLLMGNCVASDGDLQFSSARLLEQCLTTENRAHVVENGLEKVVNVACACTKNANSVDHSRTGTGILEHLFKHSEGTCSDVIRLGGLDAVLFECRKNDVETLRHCASALANLSLYGGAENQEAMIKRKVPMWLFPLAFHNDDNIKYYACLAIAVLVANKEIEAAVLKSGTLDLVEPFVTSHNPSEFAKSNLAHAHGQSKNWLQRLVPVLSSKREEARNLAAFHFCMEAGIKKQQGNTEIFREIGAIEPLKKVASCPNAVASKYAAQALRLIGEEVPHKLSQQVPLWSTEDVREWVKQIGFAEYAGNFVDSRVDGDLLLQLAEENLRDDIGIANGIRRRRFTRELQNLKKMADYSSRDAGNLNTFLQGIGPEFSIYTYSMLNAGVDKDSIRSLSEDQLANECGITNSIHRLRIMNSIKEMENGISSCNENLDKPLDVFVSYRRSNGSQLASLLKVHLQLRGFTVFIDVERLEAGKFDNNLLQSIRQARHFLLVLTPKALERCISDVECKDWVHREIVCALQSQCNIIPIIDNFQWPEPEELPEDMRAVCHFNGVRWIHDYQDACVDKLERFMRGELSTRSDGLLGRGVALKGDATPGTPSGNTLGRQPPSYQRMHSNESGKGSDKDVNGNSGGGGGRE